From a single Arachis hypogaea cultivar Tifrunner chromosome 3, arahy.Tifrunner.gnm2.J5K5, whole genome shotgun sequence genomic region:
- the LOC112790634 gene encoding guanosine deaminase — MKTVMEEINVIKAKDGTVAVASAFAGHKEAIKDRDHKFLRKAIEEAYKGVECEDGGPFGAIIVCNDEIVAASHNMVLRNTDPTAHAEVTVIREACRKLKQIELSECEIYASCEPCPMCFGAIHLSRVKRLVYGAKAEAAIAIGFDDFIADALRGTGFYQKAQLEIKKADGNEAIVAEEVFEKTKEKFRMY; from the exons ATGAAGACTGTTATGGAAGAAATTAATG TTATAAAAGCTAAGGATGGAACTGTTGCTGTAGCTTCTGCATTTGCTGGCCACAAAGAAG CAATAAAGGACAGAGACCACAAATTTTTAAGGAAAGCCATTGAAGAAGCATATAAAGGTGTTGAATGTGAAGATGGAGGCCCTTTTGGTGCTATTATTGTTTGTAATGATGAAATTGTTGCTGCTTCTCACAACATGGTTTTAAGGAACACTGATCCAACTGCTCATGCAGAAGTAACTGTAATAAGAGAG GCCTGTAGAAAACTTAAGCAGATAGAACTTTCAGAGTGTGAAATTTATGCTTCTTGTGAACCATGTCCCATGTGCTTTGGTGCAATCCACCTTTCAAGAGTTAAG AGGTTGGTATATGGGGCAAAAGCTGAGGCAGCAATTGCGATTGGGTTCGATGATTTCATTGCTGATGCATTGCGTGGTACTGGATTTTATCAGAAAGCGCAGTTAGAGATTAAAAAAGCTGATGGCAATGAGGCTATTGTTGCTGAGGAGGTTTTcgagaaaacaaaggaaaaattccGAATgtattaa